Proteins found in one Pseudochaenichthys georgianus chromosome 13, fPseGeo1.2, whole genome shotgun sequence genomic segment:
- the sgsm2 gene encoding small G protein signaling modulator 2 isoform X3 has product MEGSTEEDYKQKLLWNVKREVKQIMEEAVTKKFVHEDSSHIIALCTAIEACLGHLLKRRAAGFLRSDKIAALFTKVGKIYDTAGEVCRKVQEQLQQQSDLTRRTQSVSHEPLRRQGSSTTSRPPQPLSAQAIKHIWVRTALFEKVLDKIVQYIVDNSSKYYEREALMHDKVFGPILAVLLVGPCALEYTKLKTSDHFWTDPSANELVQRHRIHGAHRGQDTPAGRRPALGIRKRQSSGSMSEDRFAASAREYVESLHQNSRTHLLYGKNNVLVQPKKDMEVLRGYLSLHQAGEHLTLKWTPNQLINGTLGECDLEKSIYWDYALTVPLRQIVCIHCHQRPDCGGTLVLVSQDGIQRPPLHFPPGGHLLAFLSCLETGLLPRGQLEPPLWSQRGKGKVFPKLRKRSSAARLLDQDGSVEEETAADYVFRIVYPGYRTDANHGEMMEMQGFGGSPSSWQHGEASAHEPLCLSCSTAGTNVSFEFPAGCTCIHPADIHTIPLKMLCQNMKRQIVSRAFYGWLAYCRHLSTVRTHLSALVNHNMVPPDRPCEASGGLSKEVWSKYQKDCKNYKELELLRLVYYGGVQHDIRKEVWPFLLGHYKFGMGKKDMSQIDAKISERYQQVMREWKACEVIVKQREKEMQSAIFAKLSSGSSIDSHVLRLVHRDSTLSNEVFMSVDEPDAGSQEIPSGEDGTPTMTTLVPPAVLPPEERPLVEFDSPDSGLPSSRNYSVTSAHSQILSSIDDGQSTEEEGGCGEEGRTREGRQDSLTEDRLCSQLDKLVTNGGAAEEFSPSLSSYTIELLDTVALNLHRIDKDVQRCDRNYYYFTPANLEKLRNIMCSFVWEHLEMGYVQGMCDLLAPLMVILDDECLAYSCFTQLMKRMSHNFPNGGAMDTHFANMRSLIQILDSELFELMQQNGDYTHFYFCYRWFLLDFKRELLYEDVFAVWEVIWVASRISSQHFVLFLALALVTVYREIIRDNNMDFTDIIKFFNEMAERHDVQHILKVARELVHRVQSLMDNK; this is encoded by the exons AAGAACCCAGAGTGTGAGCCATGAGCCTCTGAGGAGACAGGGCTCCTCCACCACCAGCCGCCCCCCGCAGCCCCTCTCCGCCCAGGCCATCAAACACATCTGGGTCCGAACAGCTCTTTTCGAGAAAGTTCTGGACAAGATAGTGCAGTACATTGTGGACAACTCCAG TAAATATTATGAGAGGGAGGCTCTGATGCATGACAAAGTCTTCGGGCCCATCCTGGCAGTCCTGCTGG TGGGGCCCTGTGCTCTGGAGTACACCAAACTGAagacctccgatcacttctggACTGACCCCTCAGCCAACGAGCTAGTTCAGCGCCACCGTATCCACGGGGCCCATCGGGGCCAAGACACCCCTGCTGGCCGCCGGCCCGCTCTGGGG ATCCGTAAGAGGCAGTCCAGCGGCAGCATGTCAGAGGACAGGTTTGCTGCATCAGCGCGGGAGTACGTGGAGTCTCTGCACCAAAACTCCAGAACACACCTCCTCTACGGCAAGAACAACGTCCTGGTGCAACCG AAGAAGGACATGGAGGTGTTGCGAGGCTACTTGTCACTCCACCAGGCGGGAGAACACCTCACCCTGAAGTGGACCCCCAACCAGCTCATCAACGGCACGCTGGGAGAGTGTGACCTGGAGAAGAG taTCTACTGGGACTACGCACTGACTGTCCCTCTGCGCCAGATAGTGTGTATCCACTGCCACCAGCGCC CTGATTGTGGTGGTACACTCGTTCTTGTGAGTCAGGATGGAATCCAGCGGCCGCCTCTCCACTTCCCCCCCGGCGGTCACCTGCTGGCCTTCCTCTCCTGTCTGGAAACAGGCCTCTTACCCCGGGGTCAGCTGGAGCCCCCCCTCTGGTCACAGAGAGGCAAG GGTAAAGTGTTCCCTAaactgaggaagaggagcagcGCTGCTAGACTGCTGGACCAGGACGGGAGCGTGGAGGAGGAGACGGCTGCTGACTACGTGTTCCGCATCGTCTACCCTGGATATCGAACCGACGCCA ACCACGGGGAGATGATGGAGATGCAGGGCTTCGGAGGCAGCCCGTCGTCGTGGCAACACGGTGAAGCAAGCGCTCACGAACCGCTGTGCCTGTCCTGCTCCACGGCGGGCACCAACGTGTCCTTCGAATTCCCTGCCGGCTGCACCTGCATCCACCCGGCAGACATCCACAC TATTCCTCTTAAGATGCTGTGCCAGAACATGAAGAGGCAGATCGTCTCCAGAGCCTTTTATGGAT GGCTGGCCTACTGCCGACACCTGTCTACCGTGCGGACTCACCTGTCAGCTCTGGTCAACCACAACATGGTCCCCCCCGACAGACCCTGTGAGGCGTCCGGGGGCCTCAGCAAGGAGGTGTGGAGCAAGTACCAGAAGGACTGCAAG AACTATAAGGAGCTGGAGCTGCTGAGGCTGGTTTATTATGGCGGAGTGCAGCATGACATCAGAAAGGAGGTGTGGCCTTTCCTGCTTGGACACTACAAGTTTGGCATGGGCAAAAAGGACATGAGTCAG ATTGATGCAAAGATCAGCGAGCGCTACCAGCAGGTGATGCGGGAGTGGAAGGCGTGTGAGGTGATCGTGAAGCAGAGGGAGAAGGAGATGCAGTCGGCCATCTTTGCCAAGCTCTCCTCGGGCAGCAGCATCGACAGCCACGTCCTGCGACTCGTTCACAGAGACTCCACGCTTAGCAACGAG GTGTTTATGTCGGTGGACGAGCCGGATGCGGGGAGCCAGGAGATCCCCAGTGGAGAGGACGGTACCCCCACCATGACCACCCTGGTTCCCCCTGCAGTCCTCCCCCCAGAGGAGCGACCGCTGGTGGAGTTTGACTCCCCCGACTCGGGTCTCCCCTCCTCCAGAAACTACTCAGTGACCTCTGCTCATTCCCAGATCCTGTCCAGCATCGACGACGGGCAGAGCACGGAGGAGGAAGGGGGGTGCGGGGAGGAGGGCAGAACTCGGGAGGGGCGTCAGGACTCTCTGACTGAGGACAGGCTGTGCAGTCAGTTGGACAAACTGGTGACCAACGGAGGAGCTGCAGAGGAGTTTTCACCCTCACTCTCCTCATACACA ATCGAGCTGTTGGACACTGTGGCCCTGAACCTCCACAGGATAGACAAAGATGTGCAGCGCTGCGACCGCAACTATTATTACTTCACCCCAGCCAACCTGGAGAAACTACGCAACATCATGTGCAG CTTTGTGTGGGAGCATTTGGAGATGGGCTACGTTCAGGGCATGTGTGACCTGCTGGCTCCTCTCATGGTCATCCTGGATGATG aGTGCCTGGCCTACAGCTGTTTCACTCAGCTAATGAAGAGGATGAGTCACAACTTCCCTAATGGTGGAGCCATGGACACACACTTTGCCAACATGAGGTCCCTGATCCAG ATCCTGGACTCGGAGCTGTTTGAACTGATGCAGCAGAACGGAGATTACACTCACTTCTACTTCTGTTACCGCTGGTTCCTGCTGGACTTCAAGAGAG AGCTCCTGTACGAGGATGTGTTTGCTGTGTGGGAGGTGATCTGGGTGGCTTCCAGGATTTCCTCGCAGCACTTCGTCCTCTTTCTGGCCTTGGCCCTGGTCACAGTGTACCGTGAGatcatcagggacaacaacaTGGACTTCACTGACATCATTAAGTTCTTCAATG AGATGGCTGAGCGTCATGATGTCCAACATATCCTGAAGGTAGCGCGGGAGCTGGTGCACAGAGTCCAGTCTCTGATGGACAACAAGTGA
- the sgsm2 gene encoding small G protein signaling modulator 2 isoform X2, with product MEGSTEEDYKQKLLWNVKREVKQIMEEAVTKKFVHEDSSHIIALCTAIEACLGHLLKRRAAGFLRSDKIAALFTKVGKIYDTAGEVCRKVQEQLQQQSDLTRRTQSVSHEPLRRQGSSTTSRPPQPLSAQAIKHIWVRTALFEKVLDKIVQYIVDNSSKYYEREALMHDKVFGPILAVLLVGPCALEYTKLKTSDHFWTDPSANELVQRHRIHGAHRGQDTPAGRRPALGIRKRQSSGSMSEDRFAASAREYVESLHQNSRTHLLYGKNNVLVQPKKDMEVLRGYLSLHQAGEHLTLKWTPNQLINGTLGECDLEKSIYWDYALTVPLRQIVCIHCHQRPDCGGTLVLVSQDGIQRPPLHFPPGGHLLAFLSCLETGLLPRGQLEPPLWSQRGKGKVFPKLRKRSSAARLLDQDGSVEEETAADYVFRIVYPGYRTDAITINYHHTTGSRAPSLDDDEEEEDRLHAMISMICSRNLTDPNVMKDHGEMMEMQGFGGSPSSWQHGEASAHEPLCLSCSTAGTNVSFEFPAGCTCIHPADIHTIPLKMLCQNMKRQIVSRAFYGWLAYCRHLSTVRTHLSALVNHNMVPPDRPCEASGGLSKEVWSKYQKDCKNYKELELLRLVYYGGVQHDIRKEVWPFLLGHYKFGMGKKDMSQIDAKISERYQQVMREWKACEVIVKQREKEMQSAIFAKLSSGSSIDSHVLRLVHRDSTLSNEVFMSVDEPDAGSQEIPSGEDGTPTMTTLVPPAVLPPEERPLVEFDSPDSGLPSSRNYSVTSAHSQILSSIDDGQSTEEEGGCGEEGRTREGRQDSLTEDRLCSQLDKLVTNGGAAEEFSPSLSSYTIELLDTVALNLHRIDKDVQRCDRNYYYFTPANLEKLRNIMCSFVWEHLEMGYVQGMCDLLAPLMVILDDECLAYSCFTQLMKRMSHNFPNGGAMDTHFANMRSLIQILDSELFELMQQNGDYTHFYFCYRWFLLDFKRELLYEDVFAVWEVIWVASRISSQHFVLFLALALVTVYREIIRDNNMDFTDIIKFFNEMAERHDVQHILKVARELVHRVQSLMDNK from the exons AAGAACCCAGAGTGTGAGCCATGAGCCTCTGAGGAGACAGGGCTCCTCCACCACCAGCCGCCCCCCGCAGCCCCTCTCCGCCCAGGCCATCAAACACATCTGGGTCCGAACAGCTCTTTTCGAGAAAGTTCTGGACAAGATAGTGCAGTACATTGTGGACAACTCCAG TAAATATTATGAGAGGGAGGCTCTGATGCATGACAAAGTCTTCGGGCCCATCCTGGCAGTCCTGCTGG TGGGGCCCTGTGCTCTGGAGTACACCAAACTGAagacctccgatcacttctggACTGACCCCTCAGCCAACGAGCTAGTTCAGCGCCACCGTATCCACGGGGCCCATCGGGGCCAAGACACCCCTGCTGGCCGCCGGCCCGCTCTGGGG ATCCGTAAGAGGCAGTCCAGCGGCAGCATGTCAGAGGACAGGTTTGCTGCATCAGCGCGGGAGTACGTGGAGTCTCTGCACCAAAACTCCAGAACACACCTCCTCTACGGCAAGAACAACGTCCTGGTGCAACCG AAGAAGGACATGGAGGTGTTGCGAGGCTACTTGTCACTCCACCAGGCGGGAGAACACCTCACCCTGAAGTGGACCCCCAACCAGCTCATCAACGGCACGCTGGGAGAGTGTGACCTGGAGAAGAG taTCTACTGGGACTACGCACTGACTGTCCCTCTGCGCCAGATAGTGTGTATCCACTGCCACCAGCGCC CTGATTGTGGTGGTACACTCGTTCTTGTGAGTCAGGATGGAATCCAGCGGCCGCCTCTCCACTTCCCCCCCGGCGGTCACCTGCTGGCCTTCCTCTCCTGTCTGGAAACAGGCCTCTTACCCCGGGGTCAGCTGGAGCCCCCCCTCTGGTCACAGAGAGGCAAG GGTAAAGTGTTCCCTAaactgaggaagaggagcagcGCTGCTAGACTGCTGGACCAGGACGGGAGCGTGGAGGAGGAGACGGCTGCTGACTACGTGTTCCGCATCGTCTACCCTGGATATCGAACCGACGCCA TCACTATAAACTACCACCACACCACGGGCAGCCGCGCTCCGTCGTTGGACGATgacgaggaagaggaagatAGGCTCCATGCTATGATCTCAATGATCTGCTCGCGGAACCTCACAGACCCTAATGTCATGAAAG ACCACGGGGAGATGATGGAGATGCAGGGCTTCGGAGGCAGCCCGTCGTCGTGGCAACACGGTGAAGCAAGCGCTCACGAACCGCTGTGCCTGTCCTGCTCCACGGCGGGCACCAACGTGTCCTTCGAATTCCCTGCCGGCTGCACCTGCATCCACCCGGCAGACATCCACAC TATTCCTCTTAAGATGCTGTGCCAGAACATGAAGAGGCAGATCGTCTCCAGAGCCTTTTATGGAT GGCTGGCCTACTGCCGACACCTGTCTACCGTGCGGACTCACCTGTCAGCTCTGGTCAACCACAACATGGTCCCCCCCGACAGACCCTGTGAGGCGTCCGGGGGCCTCAGCAAGGAGGTGTGGAGCAAGTACCAGAAGGACTGCAAG AACTATAAGGAGCTGGAGCTGCTGAGGCTGGTTTATTATGGCGGAGTGCAGCATGACATCAGAAAGGAGGTGTGGCCTTTCCTGCTTGGACACTACAAGTTTGGCATGGGCAAAAAGGACATGAGTCAG ATTGATGCAAAGATCAGCGAGCGCTACCAGCAGGTGATGCGGGAGTGGAAGGCGTGTGAGGTGATCGTGAAGCAGAGGGAGAAGGAGATGCAGTCGGCCATCTTTGCCAAGCTCTCCTCGGGCAGCAGCATCGACAGCCACGTCCTGCGACTCGTTCACAGAGACTCCACGCTTAGCAACGAG GTGTTTATGTCGGTGGACGAGCCGGATGCGGGGAGCCAGGAGATCCCCAGTGGAGAGGACGGTACCCCCACCATGACCACCCTGGTTCCCCCTGCAGTCCTCCCCCCAGAGGAGCGACCGCTGGTGGAGTTTGACTCCCCCGACTCGGGTCTCCCCTCCTCCAGAAACTACTCAGTGACCTCTGCTCATTCCCAGATCCTGTCCAGCATCGACGACGGGCAGAGCACGGAGGAGGAAGGGGGGTGCGGGGAGGAGGGCAGAACTCGGGAGGGGCGTCAGGACTCTCTGACTGAGGACAGGCTGTGCAGTCAGTTGGACAAACTGGTGACCAACGGAGGAGCTGCAGAGGAGTTTTCACCCTCACTCTCCTCATACACA ATCGAGCTGTTGGACACTGTGGCCCTGAACCTCCACAGGATAGACAAAGATGTGCAGCGCTGCGACCGCAACTATTATTACTTCACCCCAGCCAACCTGGAGAAACTACGCAACATCATGTGCAG CTTTGTGTGGGAGCATTTGGAGATGGGCTACGTTCAGGGCATGTGTGACCTGCTGGCTCCTCTCATGGTCATCCTGGATGATG aGTGCCTGGCCTACAGCTGTTTCACTCAGCTAATGAAGAGGATGAGTCACAACTTCCCTAATGGTGGAGCCATGGACACACACTTTGCCAACATGAGGTCCCTGATCCAG ATCCTGGACTCGGAGCTGTTTGAACTGATGCAGCAGAACGGAGATTACACTCACTTCTACTTCTGTTACCGCTGGTTCCTGCTGGACTTCAAGAGAG AGCTCCTGTACGAGGATGTGTTTGCTGTGTGGGAGGTGATCTGGGTGGCTTCCAGGATTTCCTCGCAGCACTTCGTCCTCTTTCTGGCCTTGGCCCTGGTCACAGTGTACCGTGAGatcatcagggacaacaacaTGGACTTCACTGACATCATTAAGTTCTTCAATG AGATGGCTGAGCGTCATGATGTCCAACATATCCTGAAGGTAGCGCGGGAGCTGGTGCACAGAGTCCAGTCTCTGATGGACAACAAGTGA
- the sgsm2 gene encoding small G protein signaling modulator 2 isoform X1: MEGSTEEDYKQKLLWNVKREVKQIMEEAVTKKFVHEDSSHIIALCTAIEACLGHLLKRRAAGFLRSDKIAALFTKVGKIYDTAGEVCRKVQEQLQQQSDLTRRTQSVSHEPLRRQGSSTTSRPPQPLSAQAIKHIWVRTALFEKVLDKIVQYIVDNSSKYYEREALMHDKVFGPILAVLLVGPCALEYTKLKTSDHFWTDPSANELVQRHRIHGAHRGQDTPAGRRPALGIRKRQSSGSMSEDRFAASAREYVESLHQNSRTHLLYGKNNVLVQPKKDMEVLRGYLSLHQAGEHLTLKWTPNQLINGTLGECDLEKSIYWDYALTVPLRQIVCIHCHQRPDCGGTLVLVSQDGIQRPPLHFPPGGHLLAFLSCLETGLLPRGQLEPPLWSQRGKGKVFPKLRKRSSAARLLDQDGSVEEETAADYVFRIVYPGYRTDATVTINYHHTTGSRAPSLDDDEEEEDRLHAMISMICSRNLTDPNVMKDHGEMMEMQGFGGSPSSWQHGEASAHEPLCLSCSTAGTNVSFEFPAGCTCIHPADIHTIPLKMLCQNMKRQIVSRAFYGWLAYCRHLSTVRTHLSALVNHNMVPPDRPCEASGGLSKEVWSKYQKDCKNYKELELLRLVYYGGVQHDIRKEVWPFLLGHYKFGMGKKDMSQIDAKISERYQQVMREWKACEVIVKQREKEMQSAIFAKLSSGSSIDSHVLRLVHRDSTLSNEVFMSVDEPDAGSQEIPSGEDGTPTMTTLVPPAVLPPEERPLVEFDSPDSGLPSSRNYSVTSAHSQILSSIDDGQSTEEEGGCGEEGRTREGRQDSLTEDRLCSQLDKLVTNGGAAEEFSPSLSSYTIELLDTVALNLHRIDKDVQRCDRNYYYFTPANLEKLRNIMCSFVWEHLEMGYVQGMCDLLAPLMVILDDECLAYSCFTQLMKRMSHNFPNGGAMDTHFANMRSLIQILDSELFELMQQNGDYTHFYFCYRWFLLDFKRELLYEDVFAVWEVIWVASRISSQHFVLFLALALVTVYREIIRDNNMDFTDIIKFFNEMAERHDVQHILKVARELVHRVQSLMDNK; this comes from the exons AAGAACCCAGAGTGTGAGCCATGAGCCTCTGAGGAGACAGGGCTCCTCCACCACCAGCCGCCCCCCGCAGCCCCTCTCCGCCCAGGCCATCAAACACATCTGGGTCCGAACAGCTCTTTTCGAGAAAGTTCTGGACAAGATAGTGCAGTACATTGTGGACAACTCCAG TAAATATTATGAGAGGGAGGCTCTGATGCATGACAAAGTCTTCGGGCCCATCCTGGCAGTCCTGCTGG TGGGGCCCTGTGCTCTGGAGTACACCAAACTGAagacctccgatcacttctggACTGACCCCTCAGCCAACGAGCTAGTTCAGCGCCACCGTATCCACGGGGCCCATCGGGGCCAAGACACCCCTGCTGGCCGCCGGCCCGCTCTGGGG ATCCGTAAGAGGCAGTCCAGCGGCAGCATGTCAGAGGACAGGTTTGCTGCATCAGCGCGGGAGTACGTGGAGTCTCTGCACCAAAACTCCAGAACACACCTCCTCTACGGCAAGAACAACGTCCTGGTGCAACCG AAGAAGGACATGGAGGTGTTGCGAGGCTACTTGTCACTCCACCAGGCGGGAGAACACCTCACCCTGAAGTGGACCCCCAACCAGCTCATCAACGGCACGCTGGGAGAGTGTGACCTGGAGAAGAG taTCTACTGGGACTACGCACTGACTGTCCCTCTGCGCCAGATAGTGTGTATCCACTGCCACCAGCGCC CTGATTGTGGTGGTACACTCGTTCTTGTGAGTCAGGATGGAATCCAGCGGCCGCCTCTCCACTTCCCCCCCGGCGGTCACCTGCTGGCCTTCCTCTCCTGTCTGGAAACAGGCCTCTTACCCCGGGGTCAGCTGGAGCCCCCCCTCTGGTCACAGAGAGGCAAG GGTAAAGTGTTCCCTAaactgaggaagaggagcagcGCTGCTAGACTGCTGGACCAGGACGGGAGCGTGGAGGAGGAGACGGCTGCTGACTACGTGTTCCGCATCGTCTACCCTGGATATCGAACCGACGCCA CAGTCACTATAAACTACCACCACACCACGGGCAGCCGCGCTCCGTCGTTGGACGATgacgaggaagaggaagatAGGCTCCATGCTATGATCTCAATGATCTGCTCGCGGAACCTCACAGACCCTAATGTCATGAAAG ACCACGGGGAGATGATGGAGATGCAGGGCTTCGGAGGCAGCCCGTCGTCGTGGCAACACGGTGAAGCAAGCGCTCACGAACCGCTGTGCCTGTCCTGCTCCACGGCGGGCACCAACGTGTCCTTCGAATTCCCTGCCGGCTGCACCTGCATCCACCCGGCAGACATCCACAC TATTCCTCTTAAGATGCTGTGCCAGAACATGAAGAGGCAGATCGTCTCCAGAGCCTTTTATGGAT GGCTGGCCTACTGCCGACACCTGTCTACCGTGCGGACTCACCTGTCAGCTCTGGTCAACCACAACATGGTCCCCCCCGACAGACCCTGTGAGGCGTCCGGGGGCCTCAGCAAGGAGGTGTGGAGCAAGTACCAGAAGGACTGCAAG AACTATAAGGAGCTGGAGCTGCTGAGGCTGGTTTATTATGGCGGAGTGCAGCATGACATCAGAAAGGAGGTGTGGCCTTTCCTGCTTGGACACTACAAGTTTGGCATGGGCAAAAAGGACATGAGTCAG ATTGATGCAAAGATCAGCGAGCGCTACCAGCAGGTGATGCGGGAGTGGAAGGCGTGTGAGGTGATCGTGAAGCAGAGGGAGAAGGAGATGCAGTCGGCCATCTTTGCCAAGCTCTCCTCGGGCAGCAGCATCGACAGCCACGTCCTGCGACTCGTTCACAGAGACTCCACGCTTAGCAACGAG GTGTTTATGTCGGTGGACGAGCCGGATGCGGGGAGCCAGGAGATCCCCAGTGGAGAGGACGGTACCCCCACCATGACCACCCTGGTTCCCCCTGCAGTCCTCCCCCCAGAGGAGCGACCGCTGGTGGAGTTTGACTCCCCCGACTCGGGTCTCCCCTCCTCCAGAAACTACTCAGTGACCTCTGCTCATTCCCAGATCCTGTCCAGCATCGACGACGGGCAGAGCACGGAGGAGGAAGGGGGGTGCGGGGAGGAGGGCAGAACTCGGGAGGGGCGTCAGGACTCTCTGACTGAGGACAGGCTGTGCAGTCAGTTGGACAAACTGGTGACCAACGGAGGAGCTGCAGAGGAGTTTTCACCCTCACTCTCCTCATACACA ATCGAGCTGTTGGACACTGTGGCCCTGAACCTCCACAGGATAGACAAAGATGTGCAGCGCTGCGACCGCAACTATTATTACTTCACCCCAGCCAACCTGGAGAAACTACGCAACATCATGTGCAG CTTTGTGTGGGAGCATTTGGAGATGGGCTACGTTCAGGGCATGTGTGACCTGCTGGCTCCTCTCATGGTCATCCTGGATGATG aGTGCCTGGCCTACAGCTGTTTCACTCAGCTAATGAAGAGGATGAGTCACAACTTCCCTAATGGTGGAGCCATGGACACACACTTTGCCAACATGAGGTCCCTGATCCAG ATCCTGGACTCGGAGCTGTTTGAACTGATGCAGCAGAACGGAGATTACACTCACTTCTACTTCTGTTACCGCTGGTTCCTGCTGGACTTCAAGAGAG AGCTCCTGTACGAGGATGTGTTTGCTGTGTGGGAGGTGATCTGGGTGGCTTCCAGGATTTCCTCGCAGCACTTCGTCCTCTTTCTGGCCTTGGCCCTGGTCACAGTGTACCGTGAGatcatcagggacaacaacaTGGACTTCACTGACATCATTAAGTTCTTCAATG AGATGGCTGAGCGTCATGATGTCCAACATATCCTGAAGGTAGCGCGGGAGCTGGTGCACAGAGTCCAGTCTCTGATGGACAACAAGTGA